In the Populus trichocarpa isolate Nisqually-1 chromosome 1, P.trichocarpa_v4.1, whole genome shotgun sequence genome, ATCACAAATTATCCCCAGCtcaaaaccctaattaatcAAGCAGCCATAGAGATTTAAATACAAGCCGCCCCCATGAAGACGAACAAGGAGACCAGGAGCAGCAATCCATCATGGGAAGACCTAAACTTCTCCATATTATCTCTAATATTTTCATGTCTAAGCCTCCATGAACAATTATTTCTTCTTCCTCGTGTATGTCATGCGTGGCTTTCAGTAACCTTGGATACCCTCTTCAAAAACTCCATACTTGACCTTCGTTTGCTCGACAAGCTCGACGAAGAAGAACAACAGTTGAGATTCACCCATCTTCTCAGACTGGCCATCAATCGGTTCAACGGCTGGGTGTCTATATATTTCCCACGTAAATATATCTTTGGCTACTTCGCTACCATTTACATAGCTGAAAAAACGCCTAATGTTTCATGTGTTGTTCTGCCTTGTGATACAATTTATAGGGTTTCACCAATATACATACCCCTGTTATATTGGAAGCAGCTTAAGGTTTTTCATGCTAGATTATCCCCTGATAAAGGGTTGCATTTGCACATCATATCGCAATTGGTTTTTTGCTGCAACAACATCGGTGAGCTTGGATTTCATGGGAAGATTACTGAGAAAGAAGCGTTGGCTATTGTAGAAGGCTTCCCTAAACTTAGGATTTTAGACTTTTCTGACTCTACCTTGTCAAGCAAGGCTTTGTTTATGGTCTTAGATGGGAAATTGAAATATCTTTATGAGCTAAATGTATTGCATTGCTTAATTGAGGATGATGATGGGAAAGACATAGGTGCCGACATGGATAGATTGAGGGATTTCAAGAAAGAGATGTTGGAAAAGGCTTGTACTTTTAGGAGTCTCAGGAAGTTCATGCATTGTTTCGGAAAGTCTTGTGAGCACTGCAAGGACAAGTCTTAGGCTTGAAAATAGAGACGATTgaaagaaattagttttttgtttgtgtttttctttgttcttttt is a window encoding:
- the LOC7487575 gene encoding F-box/LRR-repeat protein At3g48880; the protein is MKTNKETRSSNPSWEDLNFSILSLIFSCLSLHEQLFLLPRVCHAWLSVTLDTLFKNSILDLRLLDKLDEEEQQLRFTHLLRLAINRFNGWVSIYFPRKYIFGYFATIYIAEKTPNVSCVVLPCDTIYRVSPIYIPLLYWKQLKVFHARLSPDKGLHLHIISQLVFCCNNIGELGFHGKITEKEALAIVEGFPKLRILDFSDSTLSSKALFMVLDGKLKYLYELNVLHCLIEDDDGKDIGADMDRLRDFKKEMLEKACTFRSLRKFMHCFGKSCEHCKDKS